Proteins co-encoded in one Eriocheir sinensis breed Jianghai 21 unplaced genomic scaffold, ASM2467909v1 Scaffold154, whole genome shotgun sequence genomic window:
- the LOC126990310 gene encoding phenoloxidase 1-like, protein MASDQKVALDLFQRPYESRPIDEATPMGGGPPPPGPLTLARSIPRGSVFSSFLESHRLAAKELCDYLMQASNVRELSLMAEGVREVLNEKLFIYAVSSVILTQPEMRALQIPSIVEVFPSSFVPRTTLAAMEQQARQPSTAFESNATAQDAIITEYGPEWSSTHLKPEHRVAYWREDYGINAHHWHWHLVYPTGMNMERDRKGELFYYMHQQMLARYDMDRLSVGLSRVEKLANWRIPIPDGYFSKLTLDNSGQMWGSRQDNTLVQKFRRDGLMLDVTDLERQHSRLMDAIHQGHLIDREGKLVKLTDEGVAPKRRGIVLLGDAIEADRKLGLNSPFYGSLHNQGHIIISAAHDPDNAHKENLGVMSDSSTAMRDPVFYRWHKYIDDLFQEYKLTQPPYTMEQLSVQTVTVTGVEVESADRKNMLTTGWNTQDFEASRGLDFNSSRPVMVRLTHLDHWPFRYNIKVENEEKVAKEVTIRIFMAPKLNERGVDMNFMEQRLLWAEMDRFKQTLKPGTNTVRRESSDSSITNPKDFTFGDLLNRPLSDNPGAPDDNLLNICGCGWPQHMLLPRGKQEGMDFQLLVMVTDWKLDEVAQPAGRRSCANAASFCGVLDALYPDARPMGFPFDRRPMPMLNGQSLDRAEDLTRLSNVAMQEIQIVFTNALLTQQEHLFTV, encoded by the exons ATGGCGAGCGATCAGAAGGTGGCCTTGGACTTGTTCCAGCGGCCCTACGAG AGCCGCCCTATCGACGAGGCAACCCCCATGGGAGGAGGACCGCCGCCCCCCGGCCCGCTGACCCTCGCCCGCTCCATCCCGCGAGGCAGCGTGTTCTCGTCTTTCTTAGAGAGTCATCGCCTCGCCGCTAAGGAGCTCTGTGACTACCTCATGC AGGCCAGCAATGTGAGGGAGCTGAGCCTGATGGCCGAAGGGGTGCGCGAAGTCCTCAACGAGAAGCTCTTCATCTACGCAGTGTCCTCCGTGATCCTGACGCAGCCG GAGATGAGGGCCCTACAAATCCCCAGCATCGTGGAGGTGTTCCCGTCCAGCTTTGTGCCACGGACCACCCTGGCCGCTATGGAACAGCAGGCCCGGCAGCCCTCCACAGCTTTTGAAAGCAATGCCACAGCCCAG GATGCCATCATAACAGAGTACGGCCCGGAGTGGTCCAGCACCCACCTAAAGCCAGAGCACCGTGTGGCCTACTGGCGCGAGGATTATGGCATCAACGCCCACCACTGGCACTGGCACCTTGTCTACCCTACCGGCATGAACATGGAGAGGGACCGCAAGGGAGAGCTCTTCTACTATATGCACCAGCAGATGCTCGCCCG CTATGACATGGATCGGCTGAGTGTTGGCCTGAGCCGTGTGGAGAAGCTGGCCAACTGGCGCATTCCTATCCCTGACGGCTACTTCTCCAAGCTGACCCTGGACAACTCGGGTCAGATGTGGGGCTCCAGGCAGGACAACACTCTGGTTCAG AAATTCAGACGGGATGGGCTCATGCTGGATGTGACTGACTTGGAGAGGCAGCACAGCCGACTCATGGATGCCATTCACCAGGGTCACCTAATTGAT CGTGAAGGCAAGCTGGTGAAGCTGACAGATGAGGGCGTGGCTCCCAAAAGGCGGGGAATCGTCCTGCTCGGGGATGCCATCGAGGCAGACCGCAAACTCGGCCTCAACAGCCCCTTCTATGGAAGCCTCCACAACCAGGGCCACATCATCATTTCAGCTGCCCATGACCCAGACAATGCTCACAAG GAGAACCTTGGCGTCATGTCGGATTCCTCCACAGCCATGAGAGATCCCGTGTTCTACCGTTGGCATAAGTACATTGACGACCTGTTCCAGGAGTACAAACTCACACAGCCGCCCTACACCATGGAGCAG CTGTCCGTGCAGACAGTGACGGTGACAGGAGTGGAGGTGGAGAGTGCAGACCGCAAGAACATGCTCACCACTGGTTGGAACACTCAGGACTTTGAGGCAAGCCGCGGACTGGACTTCAATTCCAGTAGGCCAGTGATGGTGCGGCTGACCCACCTTGATCACTGGCCCTTCAGATATAACattaag GTGGAGAACGAAGAAAAAGTAGCCAAGGAAGTTACCATCCGCATCTTCATGGCTCCAAAGTTAAACGAGCGAGGGGTTGATATGAACTTCATGGAGCAGCGCCTTCTGTGGGCCGAGATGGACCGCTTCAAGCAgacat tgAAGCCAGGCACAAACACTGTCAGGCGGGAGTCATCAGACTCATCCATCACAAACCCTAAGGACTTTACCTTTGGGGACCTTTTAAACCGGCCATTATCTGACAATCCAG GAGCCCCAGATGATAACCTGTTAAACATCTGTGGGTGTGGCTGGCCTCAACACATGCTGCTGCCCCGTGGTAAGCAGGAGGGGATGGACTTCCAGCTGCTTGTCATGGTCACTGACTGGAAACTGGATGAG GTCGCACAGCCAGCTGGGAGGCGCTCGTGTGCCAATGCTGCCTCTTTCTGTGGCGTCCTGGACGCCCTCTACCCTGATGCACGTCCCATGGGCTTTCCCTTCGACCGCCGCCCCATGCCGATGCTGAATGGCCAGAGCCTGGATAGAGCCGAGGACCTGACCAGATTGAGTAACGTGGCCATGCAGGAGATCCAGATCGTCTTCACCAACGCCCTGCTGACGCAGCAGGAACACTTGTTTACTGTTTAA
- the LOC126990309 gene encoding hemocyanin AA6 chain-like isoform X1 — translation MILTKSWTRADMETKQRERNSFPVRHNKFPGPPLLQERSQPAQTTMASDQKLVLDMFEHPYSKKGPPRTASKSRPIVFDDDVTTRVGGGPPAPGPLTLARSIPRGSVFSSFVREHRLAAKELCDYLMQASNVRELSLMAEGVRGHLNEKLLIYAVSFVILRKPEMRAMRLPCLVEVFPSCFVPRTTLATMEQQARQPSTTGQDAIITEYGPELSSTHLKPEHRVAYWREDYGINLHHWHWHLVYPNDMGVDRDRKGELFYYMHQQMLARYDMDRLSVGLNRVEKLANWRMPIPDGYFSKLTLDNSGQEWGSRQDGTLLQEYRRNEFMLDPFDVTDLEQHHSRLMDAIHQGHLIDCEGKLVKLTDEGVAPKRRGIVLLGDALEADSKLSLNSPFYGSLHDQGHILISAAHDPDNAHKENLGVMSDASTSMRDPVFYRWHKYIDDLFQEYKLTQPPYTMEQLSVQTVTVAGVEVESVGRKNTLTTGWNTRDFEASHGLDLNSSRPVMVRLTHLDHRPFRYNIKVENNEKVAKDVTVRIFMAPKLNERGVRMNFMEQRLLWAEMDRFKHTLKPGTNMVSRESTASSITNPNDFTFRDLSNLPVPDNPEAPENDLFNFCGCGWPQHMLLPRGKQEGMDFQLLVMVTDWKLDEVAQPAGRRSCANAASFCGVLDSLYPDARPMGFPFDRRPMPMLNGQSLDRAEDLTRLSNVAMQEIQIVFTNALLTQQEHLFTV, via the exons atgattttaacgaaaagttggacaagagcggatatggagacgaaACAGCGCGAGCGTAACTCTTTTCCCGTACGtcacaacaag TTCCCCGGTCCGCCACTTCTCCAGGAAAGATCACAACCCGCACAGACCACGATGGCGAGCGATCAGAAGCTGGTCTTGGACATGTTCGAGCACCCCTACTCAAAGAAGGGACCGCCCAGAACAGCATccaag AGCCGCCCTATCGTGTTTGACGACGACGTGACAACCCGCGTGGGAGGAGGACCGCCGGCCCCCGGCCCGCTGACCCTCGCCCGCTCCATCCCGCGAGGCAGCGTGTTCTCGTCCTTCGTCAGGGAGCACCGCCTCGCCGCCAAGGAGCTCTGCGACTACCTCATGC AGGCCAGCAATGTGAGGGAGCTGAGCCTGATGGCCGAGGGGGTCCGCGGACACCTCAACGagaagctcctcatctacgccgTGTCCTTCGTGATCCTGAGGAAGCCG GAGATGAGGGCCATGCGTCTCCCCTGCCTCGTGGAGGTGTTCCCGTCCTGCTTTGTACCACGGACCACCCTGGCCACCATGGAACAGCAGGCCCGGCAGCCCTCCACCACAGGCCAG GATGCCATCATAACAGAGTACGGCCCGGAGTTGTCCAGCACCCACCTCAAGCCGGAGCACCGTGTGGCCTACTGGCGCGAGGACTATGGCATCAACCTCCACCACTGGCACTGGCACCTCGTCTACCCTAATGACATGGGCGTGGACAGGGACCGCAAGGGGGAGCTCTTCTACTATATGCACCAGCAGATGCTCGCCCG CTACGACATGGATCGGCTGAGTGTTGGCCTGAACCGCGTGGAGAAGCTGGCCAACTGGCGCATGCCTATCCCTGACGGCTACTTCTCAAAGTTGACCCTGGACAACTCAGGTCAGGAGTGGGGCTCCAGACAGGACGGCACTCTGCTGCAG GAATACCGCCGGAATGAGTTCATGCTGGATCCTTTCGATGTGACTGACTTGGAGCAGCACCACAGCAGACTCATGGATGCCATTCACCAGGGGCACCTAATTGAT TGTGAAGGCAAGCTGGTGAAGCTGACAGATGAGGGCGTGGCTCCCAAAAGGCGGGGAATCGTCCTGCTTGGGGATGCCCTCGAGGCAGACAGCAAACTCAGCCTCAACAGCCCCTTCTATGGAAGCCTCCACGACCAGGGCCACATCCTCATTTCAGCCGCCCATGACCCAGACAATGCTCACAAG GAGAACCTTGGCGTCATGTCAGATGCCTCCACGTCCATGAGAGATCCCGTGTTCTACCGCTGGCATAAGTACATTGACGACCTGTTCCAGGAGTACAAACTCACACAGCCGCCCTACACCATGGAGCAA CTGTCAGTGCAGACAGTGACGGTGGCAGGAGTGGAGGTGGAGAGTGTAGGCCGCAAGAACACACTCACCACTGGCTGGAACACTCGGGACTTCGAGGCGAGCCACGGACTGGACCTGAATTCCAGTAGGCCGGTGATGGTGCGGCTGACCCACCTTGATCACCGCCCCTTCAGGTATAACataaag GTGGAGAACAATGAAAAAGTAGCCAAGGACGTGACCGTCCGCATCTTCATGGCTCCAAAGTTGAACGAGCGAGGTGTCAGGATGAACTTTATGGAGCAGCGCCTCCTGTGGGCCGAGATGGACCGCTTCAAGCACACAT tgAAGCCAGGCACAAACATGGTCAGTAGGGAGTCAACAGCCTCCTCCATCACAAACCCTAACGACTTTACCTTCCGGGACCTTTCAAACCTGCCAGTACCTGACAATCCAG AAGCCCCCGAGAATGACCTGTTCAACTTCTGTGGGTGTGGCTGGCCTCAACACATGCTGCTGCCCCGTGGTAAGCAGGAAGGGATGGACTTCCAGCTGCTTGTCATGGTCACTGACTGGAAACTGGACGAG GTCGCACAGCCAGCTGGGAGGCGCTCGTGTGCCAATGCTGCCTCTTTCTGTGGTGTCCTGGACTCCCTCTACCCTGATGCACGTCCCATGGGCTTTCCCTTCGACCGCCGCCCCATGCCGATGCTGAATGGCCAGAGCCTGGATAGAGCCGAGGACCTGACCAGATTGAGTAACGTGGCCATGCAGGAGATCCAGATCGTCTTCACCAACGCCCTGCTGACGCAGCAGGAACACTTGTTTACTGTTTAA
- the LOC126990309 gene encoding phenoloxidase 1-like isoform X2: MWWEASNVRELSLMAEGVRGHLNEKLLIYAVSFVILRKPEMRAMRLPCLVEVFPSCFVPRTTLATMEQQARQPSTTGQDAIITEYGPELSSTHLKPEHRVAYWREDYGINLHHWHWHLVYPNDMGVDRDRKGELFYYMHQQMLARYDMDRLSVGLNRVEKLANWRMPIPDGYFSKLTLDNSGQEWGSRQDGTLLQEYRRNEFMLDPFDVTDLEQHHSRLMDAIHQGHLIDCEGKLVKLTDEGVAPKRRGIVLLGDALEADSKLSLNSPFYGSLHDQGHILISAAHDPDNAHKENLGVMSDASTSMRDPVFYRWHKYIDDLFQEYKLTQPPYTMEQLSVQTVTVAGVEVESVGRKNTLTTGWNTRDFEASHGLDLNSSRPVMVRLTHLDHRPFRYNIKVENNEKVAKDVTVRIFMAPKLNERGVRMNFMEQRLLWAEMDRFKHTLKPGTNMVSRESTASSITNPNDFTFRDLSNLPVPDNPEAPENDLFNFCGCGWPQHMLLPRGKQEGMDFQLLVMVTDWKLDEVAQPAGRRSCANAASFCGVLDSLYPDARPMGFPFDRRPMPMLNGQSLDRAEDLTRLSNVAMQEIQIVFTNALLTQQEHLFTV; encoded by the exons ATGTGGTGGG AGGCCAGCAATGTGAGGGAGCTGAGCCTGATGGCCGAGGGGGTCCGCGGACACCTCAACGagaagctcctcatctacgccgTGTCCTTCGTGATCCTGAGGAAGCCG GAGATGAGGGCCATGCGTCTCCCCTGCCTCGTGGAGGTGTTCCCGTCCTGCTTTGTACCACGGACCACCCTGGCCACCATGGAACAGCAGGCCCGGCAGCCCTCCACCACAGGCCAG GATGCCATCATAACAGAGTACGGCCCGGAGTTGTCCAGCACCCACCTCAAGCCGGAGCACCGTGTGGCCTACTGGCGCGAGGACTATGGCATCAACCTCCACCACTGGCACTGGCACCTCGTCTACCCTAATGACATGGGCGTGGACAGGGACCGCAAGGGGGAGCTCTTCTACTATATGCACCAGCAGATGCTCGCCCG CTACGACATGGATCGGCTGAGTGTTGGCCTGAACCGCGTGGAGAAGCTGGCCAACTGGCGCATGCCTATCCCTGACGGCTACTTCTCAAAGTTGACCCTGGACAACTCAGGTCAGGAGTGGGGCTCCAGACAGGACGGCACTCTGCTGCAG GAATACCGCCGGAATGAGTTCATGCTGGATCCTTTCGATGTGACTGACTTGGAGCAGCACCACAGCAGACTCATGGATGCCATTCACCAGGGGCACCTAATTGAT TGTGAAGGCAAGCTGGTGAAGCTGACAGATGAGGGCGTGGCTCCCAAAAGGCGGGGAATCGTCCTGCTTGGGGATGCCCTCGAGGCAGACAGCAAACTCAGCCTCAACAGCCCCTTCTATGGAAGCCTCCACGACCAGGGCCACATCCTCATTTCAGCCGCCCATGACCCAGACAATGCTCACAAG GAGAACCTTGGCGTCATGTCAGATGCCTCCACGTCCATGAGAGATCCCGTGTTCTACCGCTGGCATAAGTACATTGACGACCTGTTCCAGGAGTACAAACTCACACAGCCGCCCTACACCATGGAGCAA CTGTCAGTGCAGACAGTGACGGTGGCAGGAGTGGAGGTGGAGAGTGTAGGCCGCAAGAACACACTCACCACTGGCTGGAACACTCGGGACTTCGAGGCGAGCCACGGACTGGACCTGAATTCCAGTAGGCCGGTGATGGTGCGGCTGACCCACCTTGATCACCGCCCCTTCAGGTATAACataaag GTGGAGAACAATGAAAAAGTAGCCAAGGACGTGACCGTCCGCATCTTCATGGCTCCAAAGTTGAACGAGCGAGGTGTCAGGATGAACTTTATGGAGCAGCGCCTCCTGTGGGCCGAGATGGACCGCTTCAAGCACACAT tgAAGCCAGGCACAAACATGGTCAGTAGGGAGTCAACAGCCTCCTCCATCACAAACCCTAACGACTTTACCTTCCGGGACCTTTCAAACCTGCCAGTACCTGACAATCCAG AAGCCCCCGAGAATGACCTGTTCAACTTCTGTGGGTGTGGCTGGCCTCAACACATGCTGCTGCCCCGTGGTAAGCAGGAAGGGATGGACTTCCAGCTGCTTGTCATGGTCACTGACTGGAAACTGGACGAG GTCGCACAGCCAGCTGGGAGGCGCTCGTGTGCCAATGCTGCCTCTTTCTGTGGTGTCCTGGACTCCCTCTACCCTGATGCACGTCCCATGGGCTTTCCCTTCGACCGCCGCCCCATGCCGATGCTGAATGGCCAGAGCCTGGATAGAGCCGAGGACCTGACCAGATTGAGTAACGTGGCCATGCAGGAGATCCAGATCGTCTTCACCAACGCCCTGCTGACGCAGCAGGAACACTTGTTTACTGTTTAA